The genomic region ggaaaaaaatattaccaCTAACCCAAAACAATTTTGGTCGTTTGTGAAGTCTCGTGCATCCTCTCAGGGTTTACCCAGCAGCCTTAACTATGGTAACAGAATATTTAATTCAGGTTTAGATATTTGTAATGCTTTCTCAGATTATTTTTCTACCACCTTCGCAGCCTCAAGCGTAAATATCGACTCACCCTATCCTACTAGGTATGACTCAGAGGCTAGCTTAAATAGCATTGAAATTAATCCTGACGTTGTCACTAATATATTACTGAAATTAGATCCCTCAAAGTCAGCGGGACCTGATGAGCTACCTGCCCAGTTCCTAATTAACTGTGCTAAGAGCTTGGTGTGTCCCATTGTTTTACTCTTTCAGCGTTCATTCGCCGAGTGCTCAATACCCTCAATATGGAAGTCGGCTTTTATCACCCCCGTGCATAAAAAGGGTCCGAAAACGGAAATAACTAATTATAGACCGATATCGAAATTGTGTATAATTTCTAAAGTACTtgaaaaaattgtatttaaacaaGTATACGATACTTTTAAACATTCTTTTAATGATTATCAGCACGGTTTTTTGCAACGAAGGTCAACTGTATCCAATCTTGTTTTACTGAATGATTATGTCACTGAAGCATTGGATGGTGGCCTTCAGGTAGACGTCATATATACTGACTACAGCAAGTGTTTCGATAGGATTGATCATAGGTTACTGATATCCAAGTTATATGACATGGGAATACATGGGGATTTACTGAGGTGGTTCTCCTCGTATATCAATAATAGGTCTCAGGCTGTCGTAGTCAATAACTATATATCTGGATGGGTGTCAGTCCCAAGCGGCGTCCCTCAAGGGTCCCTGCTCGGTCCGTTATTATTCAACATTTTTGTTAACGATATAGGCAAGTGTTTTTTGCACTCTAAACTTCTTTGTTTTGCGGATGACatgaaaatcattaaaaatataaaatccaATTATGACTCAATGTTATTGCAATCCGATCTAGAACGTCTTGATGAGTACTGTGGAATAAATAAGTTAGAGCTTAATCCCTCCAAGTGCTTTTCGTTAACATTTTCCCGTCAACGCAATGTAACTCCCACATCATATATAATAAAGGGCTACCCGCTCGAGAAAATAACGTATATGAAGGACTTGGGTGTTATTCACGATTCTAAACTTATATTTGACAAGCATAtagataatattattagtggAGCACTAAAAGCGCTAGGTTTTATAATGCGAAATTCTGTATACTTCACCCAAGCTAAAACCCTTAAAGTGCTATATTGCGCATATGTCAGGAGTAAACTGGAGTACGCGTCACAGGTCTGGAACCCTTGCTATAATACTTACATTGACCGAATTGAACGTGTTcagaaaaagtttataaaatatttatgctataaactgaaatatcccTATAGTTCATccaattatttaagtatttgtaagaAACACCATCTAGTCCCTTTGCGAAAAAGACGTGATATATCTGACATTACTTTTCTCCTGAACATCACCAGTGGCGTAATTGACTGTTCCGAGCTACTTGGTAAACTTTCTTTCAATACTCCCTATCGTTCTAAAAGGTACTATCCCCCATTATCTGTTAAGACTGCATCCTCCAAGTATAGACAGAATAGCTTCCTAGTTCGTGCGAGTCGAAGGCTCAATGAGCTGTCGAAGGAACTTGATATCGATATATTCAATTGTAAAGTTCCCAATGTAAGGCATAGTTTGGTTGAGCGGTGTTTTATGTGAGCGACCTTCCTACCAATGTATTTAATTCATGtatactttttgttttttttttctaattaggcgagcaaaatgcattaaaattaatttattcaactaAGTGTATTGGCGCCTTGATAGCgacattacataattatgtattatttaactgtataccgttatgataattttactttattttgttttcatcgCTCGAATTTTGAGACCTCTGACATTCCAGGCGCTAAtgtactaagtaggtattaaacttattaaactTAGGATCTATTGTAAGGCTTCTATTGCCATtttcaattatgttttttttctctttttttccttctctttttgtacgcatgtgtgtgtgcgtaggtgctagcattagttttaaatttaatactttgtaactacctgtgagttcctgtaattggcttcctgtttttaatcttactatctatttaaagtttgtagctgttggttctccttaacataaataaataaataaataaaataaataaataaatacaaatacttagtTGTAAAGTAAGGATGCTAAACACGAAGAATTCCGTACAGTGACCCGCCTGTTCCTTTCTGTATTGCAATTGCACGCGCATGATTATATTACTGCTCGTACAGTGTCATTTACCGCCGGCATCATGGGCAGGCCAGCAATACAATtgcgcgcgtgcgatagagataggaacagacAGGTCAATGTACGCAGTTCTACGTGCGtccgtaattttttttctacgCAAACAGAAGCTAGTAAATTTTAGCTATATATTAAAactagcccccccccccccccggcttcgcacgggttaacaaattatacataaaccttcctcttgaatcactatttaaaaaaaaccgcatcaaaatccgttgcgtagttttaaagatctaagcaaacatacagacagacagcgggaagcgactttgttttataccatgTAGTGATATTGTATCTCCAGGCTTCTGGAGAAGACATGGGCATCGACTACCTGGAAACCTGGCGCGGGATGGAAGAAGCCGCGCGTCGGGGGTTAGCGCGCGGCATCGGCGTGTCTAACTTCAACGCCGACCAGCTGCAGCGACTGATACGGGTTGCGCAGACCAAGCCGCTGGTTAACCAGATTGAGGTAACCTAgcgcaggcgtggctcactccgcgatttcgtcgctttgctacaagtagctaaaagtacatccgttcgaccccaattttggggaaagccataagccgcgcgtggcgctgtcgccacctagcggccatatctgtgctgttcgtaacagacgcgttatgttagagagtgagtcttctgtacctagtactattatttattctgtgcctaacgTCAGACAGGTTAGAGGTAGCTTGGAGTGGTGTGTGTTAGCCTAGCGCCATCGGCGTGTCTAACTTCAACGCCGACCAGCTGCAGCGAGTGATACGGGTTGCGCAGAGCAAGCCGCTGGTTAACCAGATAGAGGTAACCTAACGTCAGACAGGTTAGAGGTAGCTTGGAGTGGTGTGTGTTAGCCTAGCGGCATCGGCATCGGCGTGTCTAACTTCAACGCCGACCAGCTGCAGCGACTGATACGGGTTGCGCAGAGCAAGCCGCTGGTTAACCAGATAGAGGTAACCTAACGTCAGACAGGTTAGAGGTAGCTTGGAGTGGTGTGTGTTAGCCTAGCGGCATCGGCGTGTCTAACTTCAACGCCGACCAGCTGCAGCGAGTGATACGGGTTGCGCAGATCAAGCCGCTGGTTAACCAGATAGAGGTAACCTAACGTCAGACAGGTTAGAGGTAGCTTGGAGTGGTGTGTGTTAGCCTAGCGGCATCGGCGTGTCTAACTTCAACGCCGACCAGCTGCAGCGAGTGATACGGGTTGCGCAGATCAAGCCGCTGGTTAACCAGATAGAGGTAACCTAACGTCAGACAGGTTAGAGGTAGCTTGGAGTGGTGTGTGTTAGCCTAGCGCCATCGGCGTGTCTAACTTCAACGCCGACCAGCTGCAGCGAGTGATACGGGTTGCGCAGATCAAGCCGCTGGTTAACCAGATAGAGGTAACCTAACGTCAGACAGGTTAGAGGTAGCTTGGAGTGGTGTGTGTTAGCCTAGCGGCATCGGCGTGTCTAACTTCAACGCCGACCAGCTGCAGCGAGTGATACGGGTTGCGCAGATCAAGCCGCTGGTTAACCAGATAGAGGTAACCTAACGTCAGACAGGTTAGAGGTAGCTTGGAGTGGTGTGTGTTAGCCTAGCGCCATCGGCGTGTCTAACTTCAACGCCGACCAGCTGCAGCGAGTGATACGGGTTGCGCAGATCAAGCCGCTGGTTAACCAGATAGAGGTAACCTAACGTCAGACAGGTTAGAGGTAGCTTGGAGTGGTGTGTGTTAGCCTAGCGGCATCGGCGTGTCTAACTTCAACGCCGACCAGCTGCAGCGAGTGATACGGGTTGCGCAGATCAAGCCGCTGGTTAACCAGATAGAGGTAACCTAACGTCAGACAGGTTAGAGGTAGCTTGGAGactcagggccggatctagggtagagcgagtggagcggccgaaggcgccggatggcaaggggggcgacAAAATGgtaaataagttaaaaaaatgtggttggagTGCAATGGTGGTGTGTTAGCATAGCGCAAGTTAGAGGGTCATGGGAATAtcaatgtttaaaatttaacacTTCATAACACAACAGATCGAGTTTAAGATCTAAAATGTAACCCTATAAACTACATTTCAGGTAAACCCGACGCTGACTAATCACGAGCTGGTCAACTTCTGCAAAGCCAACGGCGTAGTCCCAGTTGCGTACACCGCGCTGGGACTGCTGTCGGAGGCTCGGCCAGAGTTTGCGGACAAGGGTGTCATAAAGACGGATGCGGCGCTTGGACGGGTCGCCGAGCAACATGGGAAGACCAGGGCGCAGGTCGTGCTTAGGTATCTGGTGAGTTGACTTAGTAGTAGTAGTCCCAGTTGCGTACACCGCGCTGGAACTGATGTCGGAGGCTCGGCCAGAGTTTGCGGACAAGGGTGTCATAAAGACGGACGCGGCGCTTGGACGGGTCGCCGAGCAACATGGGAAGACCAGGGCGCAGGTCGTGCTTAGGTATCTGGTGAGTTgacttagtagtagtagtatgtagtagTCCCAGTAGCGTACACCGCGCTGGGACTGCTGTCGGAGGCTCGGCCAGAGTTTGCGGACAAGGGTGTCATAAAGACAGATGCGGCGCTTGGACGGGTCGCCGAGCAACATGGGAGGACCAGGGCACAGGTCGTGCTCAGATATCTGGTGAGTTGACTTAGTAGTATTTAGTAGTCCCAGTAGCGTACACCGCGCTGGGACTGCTGTCAGAAGCTCGGCCAGAGTTTGCGGACAAGGGTGTCATAAAGACAGATGCGGCGCTTGGACGGGTCGCCGAGCAACATGGGAGGACCAGGGCACAGGTCGTGCTCAGATATCTGGTGAGTTGACTTAGTAGTATTTAGTAGTCCCAGTAGCGTACACCGCGCTGGGACTGCTGTCAGAAGCTCGGCCAGAGTTTGCGGACAAGGGTGTCATAAAGACGGACGCGGCGCTTGGACGGGTCGCCGAGCAACATGGGAAGACCAGGGCGCAGGTCGTGCTTAGGTATCTGGTGAGTTGACTTAGTAGTATTTAGTAGTCCCAGTAGCGTACACCGCGCTAGGACTGCTGTCGGAGGCTCGGCCAGAGTTTGCGGACAAGGGTGTCATAAAGACGGACGCGGCGCTTGGACGGGTCGCCGAGCAACATGGGAGGACCAGGGCACAGGTCGTGCTCAGATATCTGGTGAGttgacttagtgtaaggcctgagtggacgctcgaagcggagcgttcggctgGGCGTGCAGAGTGGCGTCGggatcaggagtaatttgagcagcgtgcactaaggccgctcctatacgcttacattccgcacgccccgccccgctgcacgaccaactcgagcgtccactcaggccttatacttAGTAGTAGTAGTCCCAGTAGCGTACACCgcaacatagtttgggatgtgatattttgggaaacgtttttggcccattcattagtaaacctaGTTTTACGTATATTCTGTGCCAAGTGAATTCATCCGATACTAAAATTTGCACCTCCCATACATTGGGTGACACTACTTCCCGGAGTATAGCATCTTATATTATTTCTAGATCCAACGCAGCATCCCGGTGATCCCGAAATCTTTCACGCAGTCTCGCCTAGCCGAAAACCTGGACATCTTCGACTTTGAGTTGAGCCCCGCCGACATGGATGTGGTCGACTCTTACAATATCAACCACCGATGCGTGCCTGCCACGGGATTCGCTAAGCTCAAGAATTACCCTTTCTAATTTATAGTAACTACAGTTCAAATCTACTATAGTTTTACCATGGGGTgatggggtccctttgtttcccataaagttttaagtcataatgtattgtttgtcatattatcattagtcataaaactgaaaccgttaacttttcaggattttcatcAGGTTACTAGGGTtatgttaggtttgttttatggcaatcctgaaaagtgacgcgtttctgaaccaaatcaatgatgactaacgaaaatgcgagcaaacaatacattatgagtattatgacttaaaactatttgggaaacaatagagacccttttACTATAACTACTTTTATCTCAGGTGACTGGTAAAATAGTTGcgagcattagaaagaactacGTGCGGTACGTGgacctacttaaaatattttatgaccGCAAGTGCTTTGCAAATATTGTAATTGTATACTTATATAGAactatttacgtataattttacACACGATGCCATCTTTATGTGTCTATGTTAcctatgtttatatttttatagtaaacaaAGGAATTTAAATATCTCATATATTTAAagtagggatgtaacggatgtggttttatcggaaccgaaagcggaaccagatgttttaaatttagtttatcggaaccagaaacggaatcatcatcattttgatgtacaccgctcatgtcccgcaaacagggtccaagcaaataagaagttttgcccctagtaaaatgaatgaccatgaaatttttcgttaaacaacaaaaatacagggaaagaaggcgttcagatatttgtgtataagaaaataaatctatcggaaaatatgtctatacggaaagaaggcgttcagatttatatatacaagaaaaaaaatataccaggaaatatatctatagggaaaaaaggcgtgcggaaatttttatacagggaaaaaagacgatcggaatttattatacaagaaaaaaaatatatcggaaaatacatctaacaaatcaggcgaaaaccataggtgggaacgaaaggaacgatcgctgtgtctcgctccaacctatggttgtcgccttagccggagccagtcgcgcaatgtcgtggccaggacGGAACTATGCAGTGTACATATGTAGAATGTAGTTGTAGATTGTTCTCTAAGAACACTATTGCAAAGAATTTAGTTAGTTTTAACTATACAATTTAGCATAGAATGTTTAAGAAACATCACAAATTAGTAATTTGTAGTGTACGGACAAGTGGTGGCATTTTAAACAGAACGGGAAATGGAGTCGTTATTATCTACTAACTTTTTATCATtgaatgaataaatttaaattttatatgatATTTACTTTACTTATAAAATCTATTTCTCTTGCTCTCTCACATTCAATCAATGTACTTTTTAACCATATTCAACAACCTTAATTAATTACTGGCCAAAAACTTTATAAACTGTAGATACGACAAAATATTTTGATGTTGTCAATTTAGTCAACTTGCTATATTTGTTGTTGCAAGTTGCCATAATTCATTCATTTTACAACATGGACACCAATTTAAGTCAGCACGATGAGGAAGATTTTGAATCCTATATCCCAGTCGCCATTTGCAATTAGGTAAATATCGCAGCAGatacttgaataaataaataaataaactttggcactacttgaataagaataaaaaaatgtaataaatatgttttcgAAAAATCATTTAATCGTTATTCATTTAATCATAAAATGCACCTAGGCGACTCCATTTCCCGCTCTGTTCAAAATGCCACCACTTGTCCGTACACTAGAATTTGTCaattatatatagctggtcaagaagatcttgtcagtagaaaaaggcggcaaatttgaaaaatgtaggcgcgaagggatatcgtcccatagaaaatttgaatttcgcgtctttttttactgacaatatttgcttgaccagctttatgtaggtagtaggtactcaTACAGGTAGATCTATACCTAGTCAATTAAATTTTAGTAATTGTACTTTTTTTATGTTTCACAGCTTGTATGAGCCATGttgcttgataaataaatatataaataataataaaacttttatcACCGCAAGTGCTTTGCAAATATGTATAACTACACATATTGTATATAactgtttatgtttaattttacttATGGTGCCATTATTTATCTTATTGTAACACtatatgtatgttatttttataattttctagtaaaaaaaaggaatttaaacacaaagaattttttttacttaaatacctatctcatacctatattaaaaaaatcttgttaGTCGTACTCTAAAGTTTGTGGGAAAGCTTTTGAAACTGTATGATGATGACTAAATTCGTAGTTAATACACCTACTTAGCATCtgaagttaataaaaaacaaactcATGTAACCTGGCATGTAAGAGACTCGACTTGGCgagggcactaccgtgcccccaagTAACGCCCTTTAGGTATCGgtgaaatatcaaaaatactccatattttattttaaatgtcgctcgattggtgccgttactaataagtttttttttctactccagcacttaaatgtgtcaattaaatgactgacagtgatatctaaagcaatgtcatttgaatgatttgtctataggctcataagatgactgctagcagtcatcttatgagtataatacaactgctttattttttttaaagatacaagttccgatcatcttgattgaaagaggtatgttttcatttacaataataactctttttttttaaataataactcatttttttttaaataataactcttttttttaataataactgtttttttttaataataactcttttttttttttttttttgctgcagctgtcatagaaaaagtaatgtatgcaacagctcataattggttcttaaaattctcgggtctttttttacaaaactcgactacgtctcgttttgtaacttcgacccttgaattttaagaacccttattatatcactgttgcataaactactattttaatcCTGAATGTCGTACGGAAACGTTCACTGtccatagcgaacgaaacgcaactgtcactgtcacactataATATGGAAGcattatggaagagtgatagagaaacaaagcgattcgatggcgaagcccatgcgattgtcaccttgactaGGCTGCCTAGCATGTAACATAACGTCTGCTATTACGAAAATGAACCCTTTTAAATCTCAATTACGATCATCACACGCTTAATGGCCAATTATGAGCAGAACACAATATACCATCGCTCCAGTGTATAGTAGTTAGCTGTAATGGTTCATATCATTGTCATGACCATGGGTATTAGTTAATAGAGAATTATGAATGAACAACgcctgcccgcgactttgtccgCGCCAACTCCTCCTATTTAGAAAATAGTAATCATTTACGAGTTACGCTCTCGTTcaatcgaagttacgctctcattttaaaacgacatacgTAACTTACAATGCGtgctttatttaaattaaaatataacacaaaattacataaaactaaaaaaggggaaagattaaaactaaaaaactagaaaaataaataaaaaactggctCCAACTCGGTGCCTTGTGGTAAGGTGCGTAAAAGGCTGAcggcattgccgcgctggacGGCAATGCCAACGCGTTGCGCGAGGCAAGAGCCCTAGCtcctgtcacagaataaataatagtactaagtacagaagactcactctctaacaaaacgcgtctgttacgatcagcacagatatggccgctagatggcgacagcgccacccgcggcttatggctttccccaaaattggggccgaacggaggtatgtacttttagctacctgtagcaaagcgatgaaatcgcggagtgagacacgcctgctccTGTCACATGTCGCCTCCACGAGGCGCTTCGCCAGTTACATGAAACTAGATATGTCTGTTCATAGTTCCCGTTGATAGAAATTGCTaagcaattaaataaataagagcGAATAGAagatttacatacaaaacttctcTCTATTCTATGAATTCTAtcgctctattctctttggtttttTGGCAGCGGGATCGTGAGATTTAAGCTAGATTATTTGTTTGCTTCCATTTATATTTGTAGGTATGTTAGTTCATGAGAATCATCAGTGCAGTTAAAGAGTCATAATTGATAGCATGAGTGCGCTTCAATGACAATAATTTTCTAATTGACAGGCATTGGCAACCTAATACTCGTATTTTTATACGAATAGTGAAGTGTCCTTATATGGCAAGCGGCAAAGTGGGACTTTTTGACTAGCCTTATATTACTACGCTACCTTGCGCTCTAAAAACTTTCAAGCCTTATTTGCTAATTCAATCCCCTCTACTGCTAAATAAAAGagctaaaatattttatttaaatatcgcTCTCACGAGACAATCACTAAATAGTCCAGCAAACACAGCACAAACTTCGTGATATTGTATAAAGGATGACACGCTAGTCCGGGTCGTGCCCGGGCCAATTCGTCCGACATCTCATTTTCTATAACGGCTAATCGGTAATCACGCGGTGCTTGccatagaaaacaaagcgccggaagctccggccgggtctagcgtgagtcatccttcagAATGAAACCAATACATTTTGTAGGTAATTTGACCAATTTCATTTCCTCATGCTTAATGTCATCGAGAACAAGCGAAAATCATGGAAACAACATGAACAGAAATGTTTACAACCCCTGCGGTACGATGCCTtcacttacctatataaaaaccCACAGTACTCAAACCAGCAGGCTTCGCCGAAGTCACAATGTCAAAGTCGCAGATACTCGTGACAACCGTAGTGTTGTTGCTGTCTCTGTCTCTCGTACAGTGTGTGGACAAAGAGAGCAAAGATGTAAAGGCAAAGGCAGAAGAATCTGACGCAGGCCAGGATGATATGAGCGGTATGGACATCATGGGAGCGTTGAGCGACTGCAATGAGA from Cydia amplana chromosome 19, ilCydAmpl1.1, whole genome shotgun sequence harbors:
- the LOC134656837 gene encoding aldo-keto reductase AKR2E4-like codes for the protein MVVEVPKIQLGNGQTMPIVGLGTYARKAEPGQYRLAVEWAIEAGYRHIDTASSYHNEEEVGQGIANAISKGLVTRQDLFVTTKLWNDCHAEADVIPALEKSLAKLKLDYVDLYLVHWPVSVNASGEDMGIDYLETWRGMEEAARRGLARGIGVSNFNADQLQRLIRVAQTKPLVNQIEVNPTLTNHELVNFCKANGVVPVAYTALGLLSEARPEFADKGVIKTDAALGRVAEQHGKTRAQVVLRYLIQRSIPVIPKSFTQSRLAENLDIFDFELSPADMDVVDSYNINHRCVPATGFAKLKNYPF